Proteins encoded within one genomic window of Armatimonadota bacterium:
- a CDS encoding NTPase — MGDILLITGQPGVGKTTLVRRVAEAPDIRLGGFYTEEIRRGRTRTGFRLVTLDGQAAVFAHVDFAGRFSHRVGRYGVDLSALEEIGVAALRRAARRGQVVLVDEIGKMELLSPGFRAALEEMAAGPVPLLATITAAAHPWADAFKRRRGAVLLTLTPTNRDRLREAVEAWVRAHLGPSP; from the coding sequence ATGGGCGACATCCTCCTGATCACGGGGCAGCCCGGCGTGGGCAAGACCACGCTGGTGCGCAGGGTGGCGGAGGCTCCGGACATCCGCCTGGGCGGATTCTACACCGAGGAGATCCGCCGCGGCCGCACCCGCACGGGATTCCGCCTGGTCACCCTGGATGGGCAAGCCGCGGTCTTCGCCCACGTGGACTTCGCCGGCCGCTTCTCGCACCGGGTGGGCCGCTACGGCGTGGACCTCTCAGCCCTGGAGGAGATCGGTGTGGCCGCCCTGCGCCGGGCGGCGCGCCGCGGACAGGTGGTCCTGGTGGACGAGATCGGGAAGATGGAGCTGCTGAGCCCCGGGTTCCGGGCCGCGCTGGAGGAGATGGCTGCAGGCCCTGTACCGCTGCTGGCCACCATTACCGCCGCAGCGCACCCCTGGGCTGATGCCTTCAAGCGGCGTCGCGGGGCCGTCCTGCTCACGCTGACCCCGACCAACCGCGACCGGTTGCGGGAGGCCGTTGAGGCGTGGGTGCGCGCGCACCTCGGGCCGTCTCCCTGA
- a CDS encoding glycosyltransferase: MRILYAVGSWGLGHATRSLPLIQALLARGAGVTVVSTGRALLLLLEELGERCEFVDWPDVPQTLGRSALEFYARSALALPRMVQVMYRERAWTAELVRRRRFDRIVSDNRYGVQHPAVPSFHLAHSLRFIAPGRVGPLEWAMEAFNYRWFRGLRRILVPDTSEDRLSGDLAHRLRIFPPAQLAYVGILSRIRARELPQDLDLFITLSGPEPQRTVLEEILRRQLAAWRPAARGLRVVVALGRPEAPRREEAEGVEVYGYLDGRGQEEMVNRARVVVARSGYSTIMELAEVERQAVLVPTPGQTEQVYLATYHGRRGAVRAVAQSRLALPRDVEAAAACPGLRARQKTEGAVRRAVDLILAGA, from the coding sequence ATGCGCATTCTCTACGCCGTCGGGTCGTGGGGACTGGGCCACGCCACGCGCAGCCTGCCGCTCATCCAGGCGCTACTGGCCCGCGGCGCCGGGGTGACCGTGGTGTCCACGGGGCGGGCGCTGCTCCTGCTGCTGGAGGAGCTGGGAGAGCGCTGCGAGTTCGTGGACTGGCCCGACGTTCCTCAGACGCTGGGGCGTTCTGCCCTGGAGTTCTACGCGCGCAGCGCCCTGGCGCTGCCCCGCATGGTGCAGGTCATGTACCGGGAGCGCGCCTGGACCGCAGAGCTGGTCCGGCGGCGACGGTTTGACCGCATCGTGTCCGACAACCGCTACGGCGTGCAGCATCCTGCGGTCCCCTCGTTTCACCTCGCCCACAGCCTGCGCTTCATCGCCCCCGGGCGGGTGGGCCCGCTGGAGTGGGCTATGGAGGCCTTCAACTACCGCTGGTTCCGCGGGCTGCGACGGATCCTGGTGCCGGACACGTCCGAAGATCGGCTGAGCGGAGACCTGGCGCACAGGCTGCGCATCTTCCCTCCGGCGCAGCTGGCTTACGTCGGCATCCTCTCCCGCATCCGCGCCCGAGAGCTGCCCCAGGACCTTGACCTCTTCATTACCCTCTCCGGACCGGAGCCTCAGCGCACGGTGCTGGAGGAGATCCTCCGTCGCCAGCTGGCCGCATGGCGCCCCGCCGCCAGGGGCCTGCGTGTGGTGGTGGCCCTGGGCAGGCCGGAGGCGCCACGGCGGGAGGAGGCGGAAGGCGTGGAGGTCTATGGCTATCTGGACGGCCGGGGGCAGGAGGAGATGGTGAACCGAGCGCGGGTGGTCGTGGCCCGCTCCGGGTACTCCACCATTATGGAGCTGGCGGAGGTGGAGCGGCAAGCGGTGCTGGTGCCCACGCCGGGGCAGACGGAGCAGGTCTACCTGGCCACCTACCACGGGAGGCGGGGAGCGGTCCGGGCGGTGGCGCAGAGCCGGCTTGCCCTTCCCCGCGATGTGGAGGCCGCGGCGGCGTGCCCGGGCCTGCGCGCCCGGCAGAAGACCGAGGGTGCCGTGCGCCGGGCCGTAGACCTGATCCTCGCGGGGGCCTGA
- a CDS encoding endonuclease V, producing the protein MHATPFEPWPQTPEDLIRLQEELAQAEVPLWRPEETLQTAAGCFVCFPRERTGGGAAGEPGWAAAVLLVAGEVAATEVVHGQAPAPYIPGLLALREGPLLEAAVRRLPQQPQMLIVNATGRDHPRRAGLALHLGARLDLPTVGVTRRPLLAEGDPPPDAAGATSPLRIGAEVVGLWLRTKRGARPLAIHPAWRTDAHTAVEVVMALTTRWRTPEPLRLARRAARLARDRGIRGV; encoded by the coding sequence ATGCACGCGACCCCATTTGAACCCTGGCCTCAGACCCCAGAGGACCTGATCCGGCTCCAGGAGGAGCTGGCACAGGCAGAGGTTCCCCTGTGGCGGCCCGAGGAAACTCTCCAGACCGCCGCCGGGTGTTTCGTCTGCTTTCCCCGCGAACGCACCGGCGGTGGCGCCGCGGGCGAGCCGGGCTGGGCTGCGGCGGTCCTCCTGGTGGCGGGCGAGGTCGCCGCCACCGAGGTCGTGCACGGACAGGCCCCGGCGCCCTACATCCCCGGATTACTGGCGCTGCGGGAAGGTCCGCTGCTGGAGGCGGCCGTCCGCCGGCTGCCGCAGCAGCCCCAGATGCTCATCGTCAACGCCACCGGCCGGGACCATCCCCGTCGCGCAGGGCTCGCCCTGCACCTGGGGGCGCGGCTGGATCTCCCAACGGTGGGCGTAACGCGGCGGCCGCTGCTGGCCGAGGGTGACCCGCCGCCCGACGCTGCCGGCGCGACGAGCCCTCTGCGCATCGGGGCGGAGGTCGTTGGCCTCTGGCTCAGGACAAAGCGTGGGGCCCGGCCGCTGGCCATCCACCCGGCGTGGCGGACTGACGCCCACACCGCCGTGGAGGTGGTCATGGCGCTGACCACCCGCTGGCGCACGCCCGAGCCCCTCCGTCTGGCCCGCCGGGCCGCCCGCCTGGCCCGGGACCGTGGCATCCGGGGAGTATGA